Part of the Gigantopelta aegis isolate Gae_Host chromosome 15, Gae_host_genome, whole genome shotgun sequence genome is shown below.
AAAGGACAAAACAACTGTATTGAACTATAAATTCCTCTGTCTTTGCTATTTAAGTGCCTATTTAAGTGCCTATATCCAACTGAGGTTCGGGCACGTTTCTCCTGGACCCAACCTTTGGCATGGCCAGCGATCGAGACTTGGTCAAAAGAGTATTtaccaaatatataatatgggGCAATTTAGATTATTATATTCGCCAGGTTCTCGAGGGTTGATGATGGCCGTGATGATCGCTGCTCTGAAGAACGACCTTGACTCACGACCGCTGGATGGTACAAGATCAGCCATGTAGTATTGGATCTTGGTATATTTGAAATgtaagagttatttcccttgaccAGGTGCTCGTGGTTTGATGATGGCTGTGATGATCGCCGCTCTGATGAGTGACCTTGACTCCATCTGGAACAGCGCCAGCACCTTGTTCACCATCGACATCTGGAAACGTTTCCGCAAACACGCCAAGGTCACCGAACTCATGGTCGTCGGAAGGTATAATGACAATTTTCAAATTCTTGACTCGTGGctttgtgggggaggggggggagtcTCAGATGtttacgagagagagagagagagagagagaggagagagagagagagagaggcagagagagagagagagagagagagagacagagagagagagagagacagagagagagggagaggcaaagagggagagacagagagagagagagacacagagagagataacaagagagagagagagagagagagagagagacagagacagagacagagagagatacagagagagacacagagagggagagacacagagagagagaggcagagagggagagacagagagatataacatagagagagacagagacagagagagagagagagagagagagagagagagagagagagagagagagagagagagagagacagacagacagacagagagagagagagagagagagagagagagagagagagagagagagagagagagagagagagagcttacACAGGATATGACAGGTCTTCTTCATTCCAGATTGTTCATTCTTGTCATGGTCGGTCTCTCCATTGCCTGGATTCCTGTTGTCAAGGAAATGCAGGGTGGTCAAATCTTCATCTACATTAATGAGATCATAAACTATTTGGCGCCGCCGTTTGCCGCCATCTTTATTCTGGCTGTGCTGGTGCCTATGGTCAACGAAAAGGTATAAATTAATTAGTACTGTCCTCGGTGATGTAGTAGCTAAGCAATAGACTTGAGGGTTGTTGGTGGGGCCTATTGGGCTCGCATCTCGGCAAGTTTTATGAATAGATTTGGTAGCGCCAACAAGGACAAATCCCTCAGCTGCAACCACGCCAATAAAGACAACATCAGTGTTTTTTCAAACGAAGTCTTCATCAGAACAGGGATATTCTAAAAGCAGGATTGTGATGAAAAACGAAAACATGTAAAATTTGGACTTGCATataaaacgaaataatattaatCAAGAAGTTAAATTGATATACTGGCGTAGGTATAAAGCCACTATGCTATGCTAATATCGTTCTCCATAGCAAATAACCCTTGTCCAAGACAGACCGCCCAGATAGTTTATATGTAGGCCTATGCCCATGATTGCgagcttgaacctcaattggataaaCGCACAGAaattaaatatcaatgaaatgaaaggtataaaattaattttcgtACAGACTGTATGATGTGTGGAAACGTTCAACTAGATAGAGCATGTAAATGTTTACTAGACTGGCTAATGCGTTTCACATTAAACATAGTGGTTACACTGGGAATCAGTCAACTTGTTCACGCAATGCTATCTTCTCTGGAAAGCAGGGCTGGGAAAACAAATTGCCTAGCTCTAATCAATTAACATGAGCATgcgcatgtttttttttttcaagaaacctaacaaagtcaaacatttgggtgAAGACACCTAACAGAAAGTGCTGGGTTTTTAaggttgattttaaaaaaaatcagtttttagTAATCGCCAAGGGGACTCTCATAGCAGTCAGAGAAGGGGAGATGCTGGAGGTTTTTAAGTCAGAAGAATTGACTATATATGGCAAGGTGGGCCCACAATTGACAGACAGACCAGTTTTAGTATATACGCCAAGAGGGAGATTCTGGAAGAGCTTTGTtcgtcagagagagagagagagagaggagagagagagagagagagagagagagagagtatctgtgtgtgacagacagacagacacgctAGTCTTGATACTTTTTCCCCCTTGTCTTTTCAGGGAGCTTTTTGGGCTTTGATCGTTGGCTTCGTGATTGGTGCTAGCCGAATGATCGCAATATTCGTGTTGAAAGGCGAGACGTATTGTGGGAAGGACGCTAGTGCTGACCGACTTCCGACATGGATAAGCAAGTTTCACTACATGTACTTTGCCCTCTCCATCACTGTTCTGACGTCAATCATCGCCATTACCGTCAGCTACTTCACCGGTGGATCAGAAAagcattttgtaaataaatacacGACCTGTCTTTGAGGGGTCGTTCAACAATTACGTTATGGCCGGGGAAAGGGGTATCTTAGGATGAGCTACAAAGCTTATGggtgtgctatcctatctgtaaaATGGTAACTCCAAACAGCGACCCACGGTTAGTAGGCTATATCTAAGCCTAAAGCTATATCCAAAccggacgcgagcgatgcgaacgattattttagaaatcatttatttcaatcgccgtatcctaaccgcacacGTACAGCGCGACAAATAAGACAAACGCATCCGGGTAGGATACGGCAAtttaaatcaatgatttctaaacaTAActgctcgcatcgctcgcgtccAGTTTGGATACAGCTTTTTAAAAGGCTGTcatttctgttttaaatttCAAGTGAAGATAAAGGACATTTTCTTCCTAATCAAAATGACTATTCACAGCAAAGTGTCAAAGCCAGGGGATGTAGTCTTTGAGCTCCGAGGCATGAGGTGTACTTTAAATAGCCTACCTTATATAGACAGAGCCTGTTTACTCTGGTAgaacatgtagcacgtgctacgggccccgcgcttcgagggggggggggggggggggcggtgatgtgtacatttatttttcccaggtaatttttcccctctccccgagggagttgcaaaatatatatcctgggaaggggtccgctgttatttgtgctacaggcatCATTAACCTGGCTCTGTATATAGTGACAATAGTCACCAGCTTTTGCTTAGCAAACTAACACTATACATATCAtgctttctttcgtttttttaaTCACTCTTATACATGTTATTTTCCTCTCCTAAATAGCTGATTCGTACAACATATTGGACACGACATGAAAAGCAAAAACCCGAGCACATCTTTGAAGCAGAATTGGAATTCAAGACCCCATCACAAGAAAACCAGTCCAGCTCAGCAGTAGCCATGGCTGACGTCACAGTCATAGATGGCGAGGAAGGGGATCAGGCATTGAATGGCGAAAGAGAGGCTGGCAAGAAAGTGTATCGAGATCCTGGATTGGACCATCCCACGAAGAATAGAAAGAAGGGTTAGTTTTAATCATAGGCTTCTAAAGTTATGTCTTAATAAACGTGATACGGCAATCAAAGTCttaaaattttagtttttgagtTCATCTTTAAAGGTCCTATATCAAAgatgaaactacaatatttagttattttattagtaataaataactacaaataaatCGATCTCAGACATAGTCTTTCTataattaactctagaataattattttaaaaggtcTTGCACTAGACGACAAGAGGGGTTTCCCGAATTGTTTTTGGCTAAATACAGCATAGCCACCTTCTTCTGGTTTTTTTGTCACCTGACTGTAAAGAAATCTGAGTAAACGTGTTGGatgtgtacgcataaaacagtgacgtcagtGGCTAATGCGTGTGACACTCAATATTTCTCTCTTAAAGTATTTTTCTACtaataaatggaattatttagttgtaatttttataggcatatagctgaaggtataaactttgtttcaaagcaaaaattaataaatatttttgacgGGAACTGCCATTactgcaactttgacatagaaCCTTTAAGCGAACAGTGCATATATTATAGTCACATAAAAGCATCGTACGATATATAATTCTGAAACGTAGTAttaggtttattttgtttaacgaaaccactaaagcacattggttaattaatcatcggctattgggtgttaaagatttcacatttggtaatttttacatgtagtgttcagaggaaacctgttacatttgtccatcacgtactattactagatcACCGTGACCTACTTTATCGGTCTGCTGCACATAaaagtaaatccttgtccggctGATTTCTTGGCGGTTATATATTGTTAACAGTACATACATAAACTGCTTTTCTGCCGATATAAACGTGTCACCATAGTACCCATACTAAACAAAATTTCTCTTTGTAATAAGAACAATAACTGCATTAATCAGACAACACCTTCTccaatggatacagtatcatcagtagttggtccaaaacaaactgttcatccatcccatcgCAAatttttcacataattagaattgaattatatccgtaacatattcattaatatctatgctTTTTCATCAAACTCCTTACGGgcggcaccacgactggtatatcaaaggccgtggtatgtgttatcctgtctgtgggatggtgcatataaaagatcccttcctgctaatcgaaaagagtagcccatgaagtggcgacagcgggtttgctctctcaatagttgtgtggtccttaaccatatgtccgacgccatataaccgtaaataaaatgtgttaagtgcatcgttaaataaaacatttccttccttcctgacgggcgtatcatgtacctcaccggtactctttgTTTATATGATGAAATGATCTCACTAATTATCTTTCAGCGCCAGTAAGCTGTGGTCGGCGCGTCTTCAACTACGTGATGGGCATCAGCAGCGTGGAGGAGGACCACGTCCAGACTCTCGCCATGACGGCTCACCTCGAGATGGTGGCTCAGCTCCACCAGAGTAAAACCACGAGGATTTTCCTTGGCGCGCTTTTGCTCATCGTCGTCTGCGTGGCCACGGCCATGTTGGCGTTTTGGTCCGTGTATAAGTTTGACACGGCGCCCTTCTATCCCATGGGGGCCACGAACGAGACTCTGTTGCCTGGTGATCCTATTCCTCCTGACATGGGCAATTAGCAAAAACGTATACACGTGTTTGGTGCAAGTGTGTGCATACTatcatcacttttttttttttaatttcgtaGTCCCAGAAAAATCCACTGTTTAACGGTCTTCATCTACAGAGTGATTCTGAAGATTATATTATAGGCGTCGGAAgctgggtggggtgggggtgggggggggggggggggggggggcacagtcGCCAAACTTTGAAACTGTAGTGGTCAGAATATGCATTTGTCCTTCCCCAAAACTTAATAACTGACTCCCACCCCGCATTCTCACCCCTATcttcaatcgctggtatgtttcgACTCCTGTGTGCAAATATAATATAAGGTTAGTGTATTCGGAATAGCAATCTTTGGAGACCCCTTCTCTAGCggacgggggagggggggggggtcattagGAGGGTGTACAAaccagatttttatctttaatctttatttatataaagtaggacaaaaaaaccGTTTATATCATCCTcgagtgggtggggggggggggggtgcatagGCTCCCCTtcccccggttcctacgggcctcgCAACATTTTAGTTACTGAGGTTGTTATAAATGAATTCCTTGACCAATAAAACTCAATGACCAACATCATAATTTTGCTACAGTTCATATAAAATCCAATAAATTACCATTCTCGTGTTCTGTCTGCTATAATGATGACCATCTTCGGGGTAAATGACGTTACAATATCTTGATTAGCTGGTGGTAGTTCAAAATTACTTTCCTTGACCCCTATTACACTATCATAGACATCAATAGTTTCATCATACGTAGGTGATAAGAGTATCGCAGATATTGCCAATTCTGTGTTTTAGCAGCTATATTTGAGGCAGGACTGAGGACATgatcttgaatatttcaaaatgttcaaggAGTGCATTCATCGGATACTCAATCAGTATCTTGGAAacatgagagaaaaaacaacaaagaacattATGGGTACTGATCTGCAAGATTTATTAATGCTTTCACAAACGGACTAAAACAGACTTCTCCCTTTTTTTCACCACATGATTAACAAAATGTTAAGTGTGGAAACTAATTTAAgctactttatttttattttgtcttggGGTATACGGAAACAATTATGAGAGTTTTGTTCGTTGCCCTCGGATGGTACCAATTTCTggtgcgggtttcctccttcaatatatgtgtggtccttaaccatatgtctgacgccatataaccgtaaataaaatgtgttgagtgcgtcgttaaataaatcggTTCTTTCCTTCCAGTTTCTGGTCTGGCTCATGGGCTAAGTGTTCGCACTTACGTATGCATGACACTTGTTTATCCTTTACCTGTGGTGGGTGTATTTTGGAAATAGGGATGGGGTGTTGAGAGTACAGAATAGCTCAAACGTGTTCCTTAGGTACCAAACTGTTGCTCCGATGGGTGCAAATACgtcttgttaaaaatgtttgattatACGTGTTTTATTGCCGTAAGCATGTAATTGTTTTCTCTgaccatctctgtctgtctgtctgtctctgtctctgtctctgtctgtctctctctctctctctccccccccccatcatatATATCTCTCCATCTCTCACTTTCTCCCTCTCATATCAATCTCTCCATCTCCAtatctatttctctctctctctctctctctctctctctctctctctctctctctctctctctctctctctctctctctcaaacattattaatgattacacataacaatatataatttgtactattataataaaaacaaaaagtaggATTGTCTTCAAtcttcattttattatattttataaaaatggtttAAAGCAATGATAAAACTGAGTGTTGGTGAATACACTGTATACGTTAAATACaagtagaaaaatatatatgatcgCTAGCGCatctgattacgattacaaacataaactttaaaaacaaatgatggCTATGATTAAAATATGACTATGATTAAAACATGACTATGTGCTCACAAAACTAAATTCTTTCATATTTTTGATACCGTAACTCAAAGATAGGCGTTGGAAGATTATAGCAActggaggtggtggtggggagtgtcatatattattttgcttTTCAAATGGAAGTTAGGGGGCAATGAATATTCTAAGTTTCAGAGTTGGAAGTGAGAAGTGTTATCGCCCTTCTTGCCCCTACTCCACCCTCTCGCTTTAAACGACtgtgataaagtttgtttttgagGTAAATAGTTTTGGTTTTCCCGTTTTTAATTTAGGGTGTCTAGAATAGCATTGGTTATGTTTAGTGAGAAAATATAAtcaataatgtaattttaatcattaaaaaggcGTTTTTAGTCGGATACATGTTAAGatagttataatattaatagtttcTCTTTAATTCTGGTGATCTATGAGTTATTGAGTATGGTAAAATGTCAGAGAATTTAGAAATACCGTCAAAGGTGAACATTCTAAATGACCAAAAAAATGAGCATGTTTGGTTAATGTATATGGTAGTAAAAACAATATCAAAAATAGTCAATTAAGCCCCAATCTTGTCTCTtcatcagtttgttttgtttttcactaaaACACAATTCCAATACAGCTACGTCTCTTACAAAGCCTTTTCCCAGTCCTGTTCCTGTAAGACCCAAAACACACAGAAGATGGGTCTGGGTcggagtatatatatatatatattaattaatgagttcatatctttagataaatttacttctataaacacaaacaataagAATGAGAAATCAACATTGATTAAGAATATACCTTTCCTGttgtttattacaaaaaaaatgaaagagtATGGTTTGAATATTGTGTAGCTGCCAGTCTGGCACTGTGAAAACACAGCGCTTGTTCTATGTCATATGTTGCCacatctgtagttcgcgcccaatcgaattaaaattagctccactattacacgtggatctaacagcagcccgttggagctcatgttcagttgacctttcattcgaccaatcaaacccttacttgcaaaatcatgccagtgatttgaaaagaatttgaaaacattcgggattatgccgagggtatacgaaatgattcgggtgaattacgaagtgtgccggaaactaattgcaatataaaattttatataaaattcgtttcaagacggggAAAAAACCATGATGGTATagctataaaatctgtttatactagtatacaatccagagtttattactgcacttttccctctGTTTTTTCGATGTTGAAATATACCAACAAGTCCCGATATTttaagaatttgtatgctcccgaataacgctataaaaggcgaagtgtaattggtcgatatttaaattgttatttatagatgaaatgtcacctggacatgggagtccacgcaatgctgttagatctactggctagacccagtagagctcaTTGTAATCAGATTGGTTCACGCCAGcacagacgcggtgtgttttgtcacattcgactTAATACGTTTCATTTTCGGCTAGTACCATATTTGCCATACTCTTacccagacccagatccagatCGGGCGTGTTTTGGGCCTAAGTCTTTTTCACGTGCCTTTAGCCaatcaaggttcaggcacgtccatctcACATCCAGTGGCTAGCCATGGGACTTTCCAAATCAACGGGATGGTTCTAAATCCACAGACTGGCCAATGTGTCGTCCTATCGGACATACCCATAACCATGTTGCACTTGCAATTTGCGTGAGCGTTCACCAATGCACATCAGCAAgctgtaataaaattaatattaacagcAGCATTTCTTTTGCCGACGCACATTATTGtgagaagttaaagtttgttaacaacaccactagagctcaatgatttactaatcattggctatagaatgtcaaacactgggtaattctgacatatagtcttagagaggaaaccagctatattttttctattagaagcaagggatctttgatatacaaccGCTTGCAATGAGGAAAATGTCCACTGcaaacatgccattgaaaaaaccccactgaatATAGCCCAAGGCAAAAAAGGTGCCGTGGAGAATTTGAAATtccacggcaatctccacggcattgccgattgccgtggacAATTGCAGgagagaatagcacataccagtcgtgatagtccaccgacggggaccgatcctagaccgaccgcacatcaggcaagaGCTATACCATTCGACTACGTCCAAAGATTTTCATTCTCGTTTTAAATTGATATGGTTGtatcaaattatgaaaaattagaTTGTGTATTTGTAAACGGCTTGGCATAAAGGCTtacaggttggactataccaattcaaatcccataggcgaccatgttaacgtttgcgtttaaaaacactatatgcaatatatcaaccaaactgtgacccataaatatcagtactacaacccctacctcaaagtattaactgcagaaaatggtacctttcatggctcattttcggtataaccagatgtttctgcaacacccctagtttcgcacaaaattttagtacttttttttacaggtaccccatacatgttccaagcacaaggctacttgacacggtggtactacatcaaataaaattgcatacatttttagcccagatgaaactaattttttttacaaccaacacactcacatttataaccaatcacaggacttgtggtgttaacttctctatcaacagttcggtacacctcgaacttcgacccagccggaaattaattggtatagtgcaacctatactgataacatacatgtttcaaaaggtggtgaatcatgtgtttttatgacaaccaggatctggtgtcttctgacataaactgacaacctcactgaaactgttgtttctacagtgcaacctaatttaatgtacacctcacaaaacacatgtattttgtacagttttgtacaaatgcaatatgtcatatttgaaaaaataatttttttaaaaataatactcctgaagatatttattgtcagatgtgtgtgtgtgctcagctatatatgtagagacagcatggctattcagagtacctcaactccttaaacttattccattgaaacacatgtacttgactgacccctagattatgaagacctcaataggcacatcaaagaaatatcagtattaaaaaaatacaatgtctgaggaaggaaaaaccaacatgactgcatctgtatgaagtaatgacttaatgtcctgcacatcactgttggaagaaaatcctgtatgctgagtgtgggcatcttcaagttaccatgtgcgggaatttcaaatccatcagctatgcagattttcaaattggaccatcaaaaccattggcagccaccaatattcctgactatattttatgtataccctactgtagttggaggttttaaaaatttgttatatctggaattatcatgcagctttcgcatatttatttttgattcattactaaaaaaacctgtttttaagtgacataattacccgaacatctattttattgcattattttctaatccagatcaatacaatatgtatattggatgtattcctacaatctgtaatccagcatatcatttagctattaacattggataatacagcattaacaataaaataaatcatcaaattacaccaaggtagataatcaaatctggaaaaattggttccaaatctagtatacacttaaaatacacttcatgggagcaaactaagtgattatttttaaaaaagagttgatctggagacctaaagatatgtttaacaagcttattgttatgtataaatgagaacagaaggcacaatagtgacaaaaaaattaattatggctttggtaaaaaaattcttcaaagtaaaaaaatgtttcccctaaaactacaaatttgtctaaaatatgacttagcaccc
Proteins encoded:
- the LOC121390177 gene encoding sodium/glucose cotransporter 4-like translates to MAESRLTGADLGVVAGYFVVIIAVGMFAMYRANRGTISGYFLAGRSMWFLPMGASLFVSNIGTEHFIGLAGSGAAKGISVGAWEINAILFLQLLGWLFIPVYIACGTYTMPEYLSKRFGGQRIRVYFAFLSLVLYIFTKCSTVLLTGAFFIQQSLNWDLYLCIVVLVLITAILTITGGLTAVIYTDTLQALLMVGGSLYLSGAAFYEVGGFSGLLEKYPQAVPRNVSAIVVNQTCHYPDKEAFRMLRDVDDDYMPWLGFLLGQTPGSIWYWCADQVIVQRALAAKSISHAQGATVMTGFLKILPMFVMVMPGMVSRVLYPDEVACSNPDYCFKVCQSKAGCSSIAYPRLALGIMPNGARGLMMAVMIAALMSDLDSIWNSASTLFTIDIWKRFRKHAKVTELMVVGRLFILVMVGLSIAWIPVVKEMQGGQIFIYINEIINYLAPPFAAIFILAVLVPMVNEKGAFWALIVGFVIGASRMIAIFVLKGETYCGKDASADRLPTWISKFHYMYFALSITVLTSIIAITVSYFTGGSEKHFLIRTTYWTRHEKQKPEHIFEAELEFKTPSQENQSSSAVAMADVTVIDGEEGDQALNGEREAGKKVYRDPGLDHPTKNRKKAPVSCGRRVFNYVMGISSVEEDHVQTLAMTAHLEMVAQLHQSKTTRIFLGALLLIVVCVATAMLAFWSVYKFDTAPFYPMGATNETLLPGDPIPPDMGN